A genomic region of Raphanus sativus cultivar WK10039 chromosome 6, ASM80110v3, whole genome shotgun sequence contains the following coding sequences:
- the LOC108806310 gene encoding ADP-ribosylation factor GTPase-activating protein AGD1 isoform X2, which produces MHFAKLDDSPMFRQQMQTMEESAELLRMRCLRFYKGCRKYTEGLGEGYDADIGFANALESFGGGHNDPLCVAFGGPVMTKFTIALREIGTYKEVLRSQVEHLLNDRLLQFVNVDVQEVKEARKRFDKASIIYDQAREKYLSLRKSTRLDVAATIEEDLHSARTTFEQARFHLVSALSNAEAKKRFEFLEAVSGTMDAHLRFFKQGYELLHQMEPFINQVLAYAHQSKECANYEMASLNEKMQEYQRQVDRETRNSCGSPTGDGLRHNSRNSQKVIEAVMQSAAKGKVQTIRQGYLSKRSSNLRGDWKRRFFILDSRGMLYYYRKPWNWSSNGSRSVVHRSMTSENSPGLLSRWLSSHYHGGVHDEKPVARHTVNLLTSTIKVDADQTDLRFCFRIISPTKVYTLQAENAQDQMDWIEKITGVIASLLSFQTPERAIMHLSTVDGDTFSASDSGSLADPYDFEQAEGRDSIVENPMTGGNRSRFSGCLQQHDMTKTEKPIDVLTRVLGNEKCADCGAPEPDWASLNLGVLICIECSGIHRNLGVHISKVRSLTLDVKVWEPSVLTLFQSLGNVYVNSVWEELLNSSESRSSSASRSSGTPKADRPRKFLVRKPGFNDPISVKELFIHAKYSERIFVRKATDSQHFQAVFQEIWENVRANDKKSVYKHIVCSEADVNALRGQASYTVSLPLAKMMQLDAKEETLAAKLKSIEEEFKEKPEGCSKSRGGGGGGGGDGESMVREETSNDCSLLHLACLSADIGMVELLLQYGAKINATDSRGRTPLHHCIISRRYAIARLLLMRGGDPNAVDKDSNTPVKYASETDLNDSELIALLTTDSKR; this is translated from the exons ATGCATTTCGCTAAGCTCGATGATTCCCCTATGTTCCGTCAACag ATGCAAACTATGGAAGAGAGTGCAGAGTTGCTGCGAATGCGATGCTTAAGGTTCTATAAAGGCTGCAGAAAATACAC GGAAGGGCTTGGAGAAGGGTATGATGCAGATATTGGCTTTGCAAACGCACTTGAGTCTTTCGGTGGAGGCCATAATGATCCCTTATGTGTTGCCTTTGGAG GTCCTGTAATGACAAAATTCACAATTGCTCTACGAGAAATTGGGACATACAAGGAAGTTCTTCGTTCTCAG GTGGAACATCTGCTGAATGACCGGTTGCTTCAGTTTGTGAATGTTGATGTCCAAGAAGTCAAG GAAGCACGTAAACGGTTTGATAAAGCTTCCATTATATACGACCAG GCACGAGAGAAGTATCTTTCATTAAGAAAGAGTACACGATTGGATGTGGCTGCAACAATCGAGGAG GACTTACATAGCGCAAGAACGACGTTCGAGCAAGCCCGGTTTCATCTG GTTAGTGCACTCTCtaatgcggaagctaagaagCGGTTTGAGTTTCTGGAAGCAGTTAGTGGGACTATGGATGCTCATCTCCGTTTCTTCAAACAG GGATATGAGCTGCTGCATCAAATGGAGCCTTTTATTAACCAG GTGTTGGCTTATGCACACCAGTCCAAAGAATGTGCAAACTACGAAATGGCGTCACTCAATGAAAAGATGCAGGAATACCAAAGGCAAGTTGATCGAGAAACTAGGAACTCATGTGGTTCTCCGACAGGAGATGGCTTGAGACACAACTCAAGAAACTCACAAAAAGTCATCGAGGCTGTCATGCAATCTGCTGCAAAAGGAAAA GTTCAGACCATAAGACAAGGGTATCTCTCTAAACGTTCCTCAAACCTGAGAGGTGACTGGAAACGAAGGTTCTTTATCCTTGATAGCCGTGGGATGCTATACTATTACCGCAAGCCTTGGAACTGGTCTTCA AATGGAAGCAGGTCTGTTGTTCATAGGAGTATGACTTCAGAGAACAGTCCAGGGCTGCTAAGTCGATGGCTGTCTTCTCACTATCACGGCGGCGTGCACGATGAGAAGCCAGTTGCACGTCACACTGTCAATCTGCTTACCTCAACGATTAAAGTCGATGCAGATCAGACTGATCTAAGATTCTGCTTCCGTATTATTTCGCCAACAAAAGTCTATACATTGCAG GCAGAGAATGCGCAAGATCAGATGGATTGGATCGAGAAAATAACTGGAGTGATTGCTTCTTTGCTAAGTTTCCAAACACCTGAAAGAGCAATCATG CATCTTTCTACAGTGGATGGAGACACTTTCTCTGCGAGTGATTCAGGCTCTTTAGCAGATCCGTACGATTTCGAGCAGGCGGAAGGCAGAGACTCCATAGTGGAGAATCCCATGACAGGAGGAAACCGTTCGAGGTTCTCAGGGTGCTTGCAGCAGCATGATATGACAAAGACCGAGAAGCCAATTGATGTGTTGACAAGAGTGTTGGGGAATGAGAAATGTGCAGATTGTGGTGCTCCTGAGCCTGATTGGGCCTCTTTGAATCTCGGTGTCCTCATATGTATTGAGTGTTCTGGTATACATCGTAACCTCGGTGTTCACATTTCAAAG GTCAGATCGCTCACACTTGATGTTAAAGTATGGGAACCATCGGTGCTGACGTTATTCCAGTCGTTAGGTAACGTATATGTAAACTCAGTGTGGGAGGAATTGTTGAACTCATCAGAGAGTAGATCCTCAAGTGCTAGTAGGTCTTCAGG cACTCCCAAGGCAGATCGACCAAGAAAGTTTCTTGTAAGGAAACCTGGTTTCAATGATCCCATCTCTGTGAAAGAGCTGTTCATCCACGCAaag TACTCAGAGAGGATATTTGTCCGAAAAGCGACAGACAGTCAGCATTTCCAAGCAGTATTCCAAGAGATTTGGGAGAATGTGCGAGCCAACGACAAGAAATCAGTTTACAAACACATTGTCTGCTCTGAAGCAGATGTGAATGCACTACGCGGACAAGCGTCCTACACGGTGTCTTTGCCCTTGGCAAAGATGATGCAACTGGACGCCAAGGAGGAAACCCTTGCAGCCAAGTTGAAGAGCATTGAAGAGGAgtttaaagagaagccagaagGGTGTTCTAAgtcaagaggaggaggaggaggaggaggaggagacgggGAGAGTATGGTCAGAGAAGAAACTTCAAACGACTGCTCTTTGCTTCACCTTGCTTGTCTCTCTGCGGATATAGGTATGGTGGAGTTGTTGCTTCAGTACGGTGCGAAAATAAATGCAACAGACTCGAGAGGTCGGACCCCGCTTCATCATTGTATCATCAGCAGGAGATACGCTATTGCAAGGTTGCTTCTAATGAG GGGAGGAGATCCAAATGCTGTGGATAAAGACAGCAACACACCAGTCAAATATGCTTCAGAGACGGATCTCAATGACAGTGAACTAATTGCTTTATTAACAACAGACTCCAAAAGATGA
- the LOC108806310 gene encoding ADP-ribosylation factor GTPase-activating protein AGD1 isoform X1, with the protein MHFAKLDDSPMFRQQMQTMEESAELLRMRCLRFYKGCRKYTEGLGEGYDADIGFANALESFGGGHNDPLCVAFGGPVMTKFTIALREIGTYKEVLRSQVEHLLNDRLLQFVNVDVQEVKEARKRFDKASIIYDQAREKYLSLRKSTRLDVAATIEEDLHSARTTFEQARFHLVSALSNAEAKKRFEFLEAVSGTMDAHLRFFKQGYELLHQMEPFINQVLAYAHQSKECANYEMASLNEKMQEYQRQVDRETRNSCGSPTGDGLRHNSRNSQKVIEAVMQSAAKGKVQTIRQGYLSKRSSNLRGDWKRRFFILDSRGMLYYYRKPWNWSSNGSRSVVHRSMTSENSPGLLSRWLSSHYHGGVHDEKPVARHTVNLLTSTIKVDADQTDLRFCFRIISPTKVYTLQAENAQDQMDWIEKITGVIASLLSFQTPERAIMHLSTVDGDTFSASDSGSLADPYDFEQAEGRDSIVENPMTGGNRSRFSGCLQQHDMTKTEKPIDVLTRVLGNEKCADCGAPEPDWASLNLGVLICIECSGIHRNLGVHISKVRSLTLDVKVWEPSVLTLFQSLGNVYVNSVWEELLNSSESRSSSASRSSGSTPKADRPRKFLVRKPGFNDPISVKELFIHAKYSERIFVRKATDSQHFQAVFQEIWENVRANDKKSVYKHIVCSEADVNALRGQASYTVSLPLAKMMQLDAKEETLAAKLKSIEEEFKEKPEGCSKSRGGGGGGGGDGESMVREETSNDCSLLHLACLSADIGMVELLLQYGAKINATDSRGRTPLHHCIISRRYAIARLLLMRGGDPNAVDKDSNTPVKYASETDLNDSELIALLTTDSKR; encoded by the exons ATGCATTTCGCTAAGCTCGATGATTCCCCTATGTTCCGTCAACag ATGCAAACTATGGAAGAGAGTGCAGAGTTGCTGCGAATGCGATGCTTAAGGTTCTATAAAGGCTGCAGAAAATACAC GGAAGGGCTTGGAGAAGGGTATGATGCAGATATTGGCTTTGCAAACGCACTTGAGTCTTTCGGTGGAGGCCATAATGATCCCTTATGTGTTGCCTTTGGAG GTCCTGTAATGACAAAATTCACAATTGCTCTACGAGAAATTGGGACATACAAGGAAGTTCTTCGTTCTCAG GTGGAACATCTGCTGAATGACCGGTTGCTTCAGTTTGTGAATGTTGATGTCCAAGAAGTCAAG GAAGCACGTAAACGGTTTGATAAAGCTTCCATTATATACGACCAG GCACGAGAGAAGTATCTTTCATTAAGAAAGAGTACACGATTGGATGTGGCTGCAACAATCGAGGAG GACTTACATAGCGCAAGAACGACGTTCGAGCAAGCCCGGTTTCATCTG GTTAGTGCACTCTCtaatgcggaagctaagaagCGGTTTGAGTTTCTGGAAGCAGTTAGTGGGACTATGGATGCTCATCTCCGTTTCTTCAAACAG GGATATGAGCTGCTGCATCAAATGGAGCCTTTTATTAACCAG GTGTTGGCTTATGCACACCAGTCCAAAGAATGTGCAAACTACGAAATGGCGTCACTCAATGAAAAGATGCAGGAATACCAAAGGCAAGTTGATCGAGAAACTAGGAACTCATGTGGTTCTCCGACAGGAGATGGCTTGAGACACAACTCAAGAAACTCACAAAAAGTCATCGAGGCTGTCATGCAATCTGCTGCAAAAGGAAAA GTTCAGACCATAAGACAAGGGTATCTCTCTAAACGTTCCTCAAACCTGAGAGGTGACTGGAAACGAAGGTTCTTTATCCTTGATAGCCGTGGGATGCTATACTATTACCGCAAGCCTTGGAACTGGTCTTCA AATGGAAGCAGGTCTGTTGTTCATAGGAGTATGACTTCAGAGAACAGTCCAGGGCTGCTAAGTCGATGGCTGTCTTCTCACTATCACGGCGGCGTGCACGATGAGAAGCCAGTTGCACGTCACACTGTCAATCTGCTTACCTCAACGATTAAAGTCGATGCAGATCAGACTGATCTAAGATTCTGCTTCCGTATTATTTCGCCAACAAAAGTCTATACATTGCAG GCAGAGAATGCGCAAGATCAGATGGATTGGATCGAGAAAATAACTGGAGTGATTGCTTCTTTGCTAAGTTTCCAAACACCTGAAAGAGCAATCATG CATCTTTCTACAGTGGATGGAGACACTTTCTCTGCGAGTGATTCAGGCTCTTTAGCAGATCCGTACGATTTCGAGCAGGCGGAAGGCAGAGACTCCATAGTGGAGAATCCCATGACAGGAGGAAACCGTTCGAGGTTCTCAGGGTGCTTGCAGCAGCATGATATGACAAAGACCGAGAAGCCAATTGATGTGTTGACAAGAGTGTTGGGGAATGAGAAATGTGCAGATTGTGGTGCTCCTGAGCCTGATTGGGCCTCTTTGAATCTCGGTGTCCTCATATGTATTGAGTGTTCTGGTATACATCGTAACCTCGGTGTTCACATTTCAAAG GTCAGATCGCTCACACTTGATGTTAAAGTATGGGAACCATCGGTGCTGACGTTATTCCAGTCGTTAGGTAACGTATATGTAAACTCAGTGTGGGAGGAATTGTTGAACTCATCAGAGAGTAGATCCTCAAGTGCTAGTAGGTCTTCAGG tagcACTCCCAAGGCAGATCGACCAAGAAAGTTTCTTGTAAGGAAACCTGGTTTCAATGATCCCATCTCTGTGAAAGAGCTGTTCATCCACGCAaag TACTCAGAGAGGATATTTGTCCGAAAAGCGACAGACAGTCAGCATTTCCAAGCAGTATTCCAAGAGATTTGGGAGAATGTGCGAGCCAACGACAAGAAATCAGTTTACAAACACATTGTCTGCTCTGAAGCAGATGTGAATGCACTACGCGGACAAGCGTCCTACACGGTGTCTTTGCCCTTGGCAAAGATGATGCAACTGGACGCCAAGGAGGAAACCCTTGCAGCCAAGTTGAAGAGCATTGAAGAGGAgtttaaagagaagccagaagGGTGTTCTAAgtcaagaggaggaggaggaggaggaggaggagacgggGAGAGTATGGTCAGAGAAGAAACTTCAAACGACTGCTCTTTGCTTCACCTTGCTTGTCTCTCTGCGGATATAGGTATGGTGGAGTTGTTGCTTCAGTACGGTGCGAAAATAAATGCAACAGACTCGAGAGGTCGGACCCCGCTTCATCATTGTATCATCAGCAGGAGATACGCTATTGCAAGGTTGCTTCTAATGAG GGGAGGAGATCCAAATGCTGTGGATAAAGACAGCAACACACCAGTCAAATATGCTTCAGAGACGGATCTCAATGACAGTGAACTAATTGCTTTATTAACAACAGACTCCAAAAGATGA
- the LOC108805961 gene encoding uncharacterized protein LOC108805961 — protein MGKKKENEMSSAMEIDDGSDQILPRFSMNVLQLMKTSQAQHGLRRGDYDRYRRYCSARLRRLYKSLKFTHGRGKYTRRAILESTVTDVRFLHVVFYMAERAWSHAMEKRQLPDGPNARQRIYLLGRLRKAVKWATVFSSLCSVKADSRTSLEAEAYSSYMKGTMLFEQDQNWETALACFKNARAVYEELGKYGDLENQVLCRERVEELEPSVRYCQIKIGKSNLQTSELLQIGEMEGPALDLFKAKIEAAMEEARSQQAASLTEFNWLGYRFPVSNPKSRVSILKAQELEKDLQGPTAESLPAEKKLTIFDKLFTAYNDARNTIRSDLVSAGNAESVKDDLNGLDKAVGAVLGQRTIERNQLLVKIAKSKLNRKRDDKNEKVTKPEELVRLYDLLLQNVADLSDLISSGRDRKPEEIAFEEECQRKSLAFRAERCFYLGKSYSLAGKRVEAYALYCCARSLAEDAVSKFQSIANKDEGTIQELKTLSRECRANSCIEHATGIMEEEKAPENLSKKISTISLNDTATKAEEYLLDKLDVYESAVGDANTKMAPNIERFPPAFQSIPRNPIVLDLAYNCIEFPVLEERMKKGRGGFMSRFFR, from the exons ATggggaagaagaaggagaacgaGATGTCGTCAGCAATGGAGATCGACGACGGCTCTGATCAGATCCTCCCAAGGTTCTCCATGAATG ttctGCAGCTGATGAAAACATCTCAGGCTCAGCATGGTCTGCGTCGTGGTGACTATGATCGCTATcg GAGGTATTGCTCAGCACGGTTGAGGAGGCTATACAAGTCCTTGAAATTTACTCATGGCCGTGGCAAATACACTCGCCGAGCCATTCTTGAATCAACTGTCACCGATGTTAG GTTTCTTCATGTGGTTTTCTACATGGCGGAAAGAGCGTGGAGCCATGCGATGGAGAAGAGACAGCTACCAGATGGGCCTAATGCACGGCAGCGGATTTATTTACTTGGGAGGCTGAGGAAGGCAGTTAAATGGGCTACGGTTTTCTCAAGTTTGTGCTCTGTTAAGGCAGATTCCAGGACATCTCTTGAAGCTGAG GCATACTCTTCCTATATGAAAGGCACTATGTTGTTTGAGCAAGATCAAAATTGGGAAACTGCGTTGGCTTGTTTCAAAAACGCCAG AGCTGTTTATGAGGAACTCGGGAAATATGGTGATCTAGAGAACCAAGTTCTTTGCCGGGAACGAGTTGAGGAGCTTGAGCCTAGTGTTCGGTACTGCCAAATCAAAATTGGCAAATCGAACTTGCAGACATCTGAACTTCTTCAGATTGGTGAGATGGAAGGCCCTGCCTTGGATCTTTTCAAAGCAAAGATAGAG GCTGCTATGGAAGAGGCGAGATCTCAACAAGCTGCATCTCTTACAGAGTTTAATTGGCTTGGCTACAGATTTCCAGTTTCCAACCCAAAATCTCGGGTTTCTATTTTAAAAG CCCAGGAACTTGAGAAGGATCTACAGGGCCCAACAGCAGAATCGCTCCCTGCAGAGAAAAAGCTAAccatatttgataaattattcaCTGCATATAATGATGCGAGGAACACCATACGCAGTGACTTG GTGAGTGCAGGAAATGCTGAATCTGTGAAAGATGACCTAAATGGTCTGGACAAAGCTGTTGGAGCTGTGCTAGGACAGAGAACCATTGAAAGGAACCAGTTGTTGGTTAAAATAGCAAAGAGTAAACTGAACAGGAAACGTGATGATAAAAATGAAAAGGTTACTAAGCCTGAGGAGCTTGTTCGATTGTATGACCTTCTATTACAG AATGTCGCTGATCTTTCTGATCTCATTAGTTCTGGAAGAGACAGGAAACCTGAAGAGATTGCCTTCGAAGAAGAGTGTCAGCGCAAAAGCTTAGCCTTTCGTGCTGAAAG GTGCTTCTACTTGGGGAAGTCATACAGTCTAGCAGGAAAAAGGGTTGAAGCATATGCCTTGTATTGTTGTGCCCGGTCTCTTGCTGAAGATGCGGTGAGCAAGTTTCAGAGCATAGCAAACAAAGATGAG GGAACGATCCAGGAGCTGAAGACACTGAGCAGAGAATGCAGAGCTAATAGTTGCATAGAACATGCGACGGGGATTATGGAGGAAGAGAAGGCCCCAGAGAATCTGTCAAAGAAAATCTCAACTATATCACTAAACGATACTGCCACTAAG GCGGAGGAATACTTGTTAGACAAACTGGATGTGTATGAATCTGCGGTTGGAGATGCAAACACAAAGATGGCACCAAATATTGAACGGTTCCCACCAGCATTCCAATCGATACCTCGAAATCCAATTGTGCTAGACCTTGCCTACAATTGCATAGAGTTCCCGGTTCTTGAAGAGAGGATGAAGAAAGGCCGGGGAGGTTTCATGAGCCGGTTTTTCAGATGA
- the LOC108811971 gene encoding protein MEI2-like 1, with translation MPSDVMEQGGVSTTPSHFREDIRLTSERQFGFLKTDTMPENQGGRLPKSSWTPESYQMKPQSSLSGVHSSLSPNARNTASDSQWESSLFSSSLSDIFTRKLRLQRNDMLSPMSGNSAVTHREEEPSETLEEIEAQTIGNLLPDEDDLFAEVMGEVGLKPRANGDDLDDFDLFSSVGGMELDGDVFSSVGHRNGDRGSTNSAGNHRRGEIPSRTILTGNISSNVEDYELKVLFEQFGDIQAFNTACKNRGFIMVSFYDIRAAQNAARALHNKLLRGTKLDIRYSIPTENPSEKDANKGALLINNLDPSISNEDINRMVKSYGEIKEIRRTMHDNPQIYIEFFDIRAAEAALGGLNGLEVAGKQLKLAPACPEGTRYIQEAEGCLPKMSFTNTSSGNMGRHFPGLISSTSIDGGSMRVSHSSVGSPVNSFIERHRSLSIPIGFQPSANVISANKPVGIQEHGRSFDDMGIQSMPNLHPHSFSEYLDNFANGSPYKSSTANEGFMLHNVRGVDGFNGGGVGSPMNQSSRRPNPNLWSNSNTQQHNPSNGMMWPNSPSHINSIPTQRPPVTVFPRAPPIMVNMASSPVHHHIGSAPVLNSPFWDRRQAYAAESLESPGFHIGSHGSIGFPGSSPSHPMEIGSHKSFSHVVGNRMDVNSPNAVLRSPQQLSHLFPGRSPMASMPGSYDSPNERYRNLSHRRSESSSSNADKKLYELDVDRILRGDDNRTTLMVKNIPNKYTSKMLLSAIDEHCKGTYDFLYLPIDFKNKCNVGYAFINLTEPEKIVPFYKAFNGKKWEKFNSEKVATLTYARIQGKVALIAHFQNSSLMNEDKRCRPILFHTDGPNAGDQEPFPMGTNIRSRPGKPRSSSTDNYNSFSIASVSENREEPPNGTTDPFLKEN, from the exons ATGCCGTCTGATGTAATGGAACAGGGAGGTGTATCAACAACACCTTCTCACTTCCGTGAAGATATACGTCTTACTTCTGAg AGGCAATTTGGGTTTCTGAAAACAGACACGATGCCCGAAAACCAAGGTGGCCGTCTGCCAAAGAGTTCCTGGACACCTGAAAGTTACCAGATGAAGCCACAATCTAGCTTGTCTGGGGTGCACTCTTCTCTTAGTCCTAACGCAAGAAACACTGCAAGTGATAGTCAGTGGGAAAGCAGTTTGTTTTCCAGCTCACTGTCTGATATATTTACTAGAAAAC TGCGACTACAGAGAAATGATATGCTCTCTCCTATGTCTGGAAACTCGGCTGTTACCCACCGTGAGGAAGAACCTTCTGAAACTTTAGAAGAAATTGAGGCGCAAACTATTGGAAATCTTCTGCCAGATGAAGATGATCTCTTTGCAGAAGTGATGGGTGAGGTTGGGCTTAAACCTCGTGCAAATGGAGATGATCTGGATGATTTTGACCTCTTCAGCAGTGTTGGTGGCATGGAACTGGATGGAGATGTTTTTTCTTCCGTGGGCCACAGGAACGGCGACAGAGGCAGTACAAATTCTGCTGGCAATCATCGTCGAGGGGAGATTCCATCCAGAACAATTTTGACAGGAAATATCAGTAGCAATGTCGAAGACTATGAGCTGAAGGTCCTTTTTGAG CAATTTGGAGACATTCAGGCTTTTAATACAGCTTGCAAGAATCGTGGCTTTATCATGGTATCGTTCTATGATATAAGGGCTGCTCAGAATGCGGCGAGGGCGCTCCACAATAAGCTACTAAGAGGAACGAAGCTTGACATTCGTTATTCTATCCCTACG GAAAATCCATCAGAAAAAGACGCGAATAAAGGAGCCTTGTTAATTAATAATCTTGATCCTTCTATTTCGAATGAAGACATCAACCGAATGGTCAAATCATATGGAGAAATCAAAGAG ATTCGTAGAACCATGCACGATAACCCACAGATATACATTGAGTTCTTTGACATTCGAGCGGCAGAGGCTGCTCTTGGTGGACTAAATGGACTCGAGGTTGCTGGGAAGCAGCTTAAACTTGCGCCAGCTTGTCCAGAGGGTACAAG atacaTACAGGAGGCTGAAGGGTGTCTACCTAAAATGTCTTTTACTAATACATCATCCGGGAACATGG GGAGACATTTCCCAGGATTAATTTCCTCAACCTCCATTGATGGTGGATCTATGCGTGTTAGTCATAGTTCTGTTGGATCACCTGTGAACTCCTTCATTGAACGTCATCGGAGTCTCAGTATTCCTATCGGATTTCAACCTTCGGCAAACGTCATCTCAGCCAACAAGCCTGTCGGAATTCAAGAGCATGGCCGTTCTTTTGACGATATGGGGATCCAGAGCATGCCAAATCTTCATCCTCATTCTTTTTCGGAGTATCTCGACAACTTTGCTAATGGTAGTCCGTATAAATCCTCGACAGCAAATGAAGGCTTTATGTTACATAATGTCCGCGGAGTGGATGGCTTTAACGGAGGGG GCGTAGGATCTCCCATGAATCAAAGCTCCCGCCGCCCTAACCCTAACTTGTGGAGCAACTCTAATACTCAGCAACATAACCCGTCAAATGGCATGATGTGGCCTAACTCGCCATCTCACATCAACAGCATTCCTACTCAGCGCCCACCTGTTACTGTATTCCCTAGAGCACCTCCTATTATGGTGAATATGGCATCTTCTCCTGTGCACCACCACATTGGATCTGCGCCGGTATTGAACTCGCCTTTCTGGGATAGAAGACAAGCCTATGCAGCTGAGTCTCTAGAATCTCCTGGCTTCCACATAGGTTCTCATGGTAGCATAGGGTTTCCTGGCTCTTCACCCTCACATCCAATGGAAATCGGTTCTCACAAGTCTTTTTCCCATGTTGTTGGGAATCGCATGGATGTAAATTCCCCAAATGCTGTACTGAGATCTCCCCAACAGTTGTCTCATCTCTTCCCCGGGAGGAGCCCAATGGCTTCAATGCCTGGCTCGTATGACTCGCCGAATGAACGATACAGGAATCTCTCTCACCGTAGAAGCGAGTCTAGCTCTAGTAACGCTGACAAGAAACTTTATGAGCTTGATGTTGACCGTATATTACGTGGGGATGATAACAGGACAACATTGATGGTTAAAAACATTCCTAACAA GTACACTTCTAAGATGCTTCTATCTGCCATTGACGAGCACTGTAAAGGAACATATGATTTCCTTTATTTGCCAATTGACTTCAAG AACAAATGCAATGTTGGATATGCTTTCATCAACCTTACCGAACCTGAAAAGATTGTCCCGTTTTATAAG GCGTTTAATGGAAAAAAGTGGGAGAAGTTTAACAGCGAGAAGGTGGCAACACTTACATATGCTCGAATCCAAGGAAAAGTAGCTCTCATTGCTCATTTTCAGAATTCGAGTTTAATGAACGAAGACAAACGTTGCCGGCCTATTCTTTTCCACACAGATGGTCCAAATGCTGGTGATCAG GAGCCGTTTCCAATGGGTACCAACATACGATCAAGACCAGGAAAGCCACGAAGCAGCAGCACTGATAACTACAACAGCTTTAGCATCGCTTCCGTTTCTGAAAACAGAGAAGAACCTCCCAATGGAACAACAGATCCTTTCTTGAAGGAGAACTAA